Proteins encoded by one window of bacterium:
- a CDS encoding HEAT repeat domain-containing protein, with the protein MPEETLRSAIAKLTGATRSQLEDGVRDISRVMPALPDAEFRQAVEALCSLFYVDTYDHPELEPLLDLAAKCLARQGVKVVPLLLEFMEGSDVKSHIHLGQAIGMVGAAAIPALRRFIATADDPYSRAFALFAIGKVRAPEVAEALPEVIGSLMHPDKEVRDSAARAVGKIVEVVPPEQLGDRRRTEIYDALFRALDDKHAAVRAKAVRSLGKLALAGYLAGEQEEKLKTALRRMLGEGDAYDWDRAYIVRREAEEALWRSNAPRG; encoded by the coding sequence ATGCCAGAAGAGACGCTGCGTTCCGCGATCGCGAAGTTGACCGGCGCCACCCGCAGCCAGCTCGAGGACGGAGTGCGCGACATCAGCCGCGTGATGCCCGCGCTCCCCGACGCCGAGTTCCGGCAGGCGGTCGAGGCGCTCTGCTCGTTGTTCTACGTCGACACGTACGACCACCCCGAGCTCGAGCCGCTGCTCGACCTCGCGGCGAAGTGCCTCGCGCGGCAGGGGGTCAAGGTCGTCCCGCTGCTGCTGGAGTTCATGGAAGGCTCGGACGTCAAGAGCCACATCCACCTCGGCCAGGCGATCGGCATGGTCGGCGCGGCGGCGATCCCCGCGCTGCGGCGGTTCATCGCCACGGCCGACGACCCGTACAGCCGCGCCTTCGCGCTCTTCGCGATCGGCAAGGTCCGGGCCCCCGAGGTCGCCGAGGCGCTGCCGGAGGTCATCGGCTCGCTGATGCACCCCGACAAGGAAGTCCGCGACAGCGCGGCGCGCGCCGTCGGCAAGATCGTCGAGGTCGTGCCGCCGGAGCAGCTCGGCGACCGGCGGCGGACGGAGATCTACGACGCCCTGTTCCGCGCCCTCGACGACAAGCACGCCGCGGTCCGGGCCAAGGCGGTCCGCTCGCTGGGCAAGCTCGCGCTGGCCGGCTACCTCGCCGGCGAGCAGGAAGAGAAGCTCAAGACGGCCCTCCGCCGGATGCTCGGCGAAGGGGACGCCTACGACTGGGACCGCGCCTACATCGTCCGGCGCGAGGCGGAAGAGGCCCTCTGGCGCTCGAACGCCCCCCGCGGCTGA